One window of Papaver somniferum cultivar HN1 chromosome 9, ASM357369v1, whole genome shotgun sequence genomic DNA carries:
- the LOC113312909 gene encoding uncharacterized protein LOC113312909 has product MVTPGFISGYFDGEFCVVCYNVDRVARQLGYDQGLAYIQTPMFPVGEALMKECYRRFVFKPEEPRYCQDLPFRLAVLSLKVPPRFTQAWCTHWYDELTRMIEFVCDVADPMGVVSPHVIIARGRIRLEPDVAATHEIKPGSRGKNVMDSAQKGKERAVKKVVRNTQSSFFLKFSLVGFCFLASRAVSPQQSFSGVSSQDKQMARSKHPVEQTSSKKRRHPWNHGGSGSRYSDVALPIVVGSPNSLVGQATWFDFKGNEAHVASTYARIQFPGLSPELKDYYKEIVEEYGHVASTEVLPDRNNPISSVSNLVPVAKDMSEVGEGCPSEATLELWRGSFVLPRMLKFNIGWIEEKLKERRGEEGNAAVSSAW; this is encoded by the exons ATGGTGACTCCGGGTTTCATTTCTGGGTATTTTGATGGTGAATTTTGCGTTGTTTGCTACAATGTAGATAGAGTTGCAAGGCAGCTAGGTTACGATCAAGGGTTGGCTTATATCCAAACTCCAATGTTCCCAGTGGGCGAAGCCTTGATGAAAGAGTGTTATCGACGATTCGTCTTTAAGCCCGAGGAGCCAAGATATTGTCAAGATCTCCCATTTCGCTTAGCAGTTCTGTCATTGAAAGTTCCTCCGAGATTTACACAAGCATGGTGTACACACTGGTATGATGAGTTGACACGAATGATTGAATTTGTGTGTGATGTTGCCGATCCGATGGGGGTGGTTAGTCCTCATGTAATAATTGCTCGAGGGCGCATCCGGCTGGAACCCGATGTTGCTGCAACGCATGAGATAAAACCTGGATCAAGAGGGAAGAATGTCATGGATTCGGCTCAGAAAGGTAAAGAGAGAGCTGTGAAGAAAGTGGTTAGAAATACTCAG AGTTCATTCTTTTTGAAATTTTCTCTTGTTGGTTTTTGTTTTCTAGCGAGTAGAGCGGTTAGTCCTCAGCAGTCCTTTTCCGGCGTCAGTTCTCAG GATAAACAGATGGCTCGTTCGAAACATCCAGTTGAACAAACTAGTTCAAAGAAGAGGAGGCACCCGTGGAATCATGGCGGTTCCGGTTCGAGATATTCCGATGTCGCGTTGCCCATAGTTGTTGGTAGTCCTAATTCATTGGTTGGTCAAGCAACCTGGTTTGATTTCAAAGGGAATGAGGCTCATGTTGCTAGTACATATGCCCGTATACAATTTCCCGGTCTCTCCCCGGAGTTGAAAGATTATTATAAGGAGATTGTGGAGGAATATGGGCATGTTGCCAGTACAGAAGTGCTTCCGGATCGGAACAATCCGATTTCAAGTGTTTCTAATTTGGTTCCTGTGGCAAAGGATATGTCCGAGGTTGGTGAAGGATGTCCTTCCGAGGCAACCCTCGAACTCTGGAGAGGAAGCTTCGTGTTGCCGAGGATGCTGAAGTTCAACATAGGATGGATTGAGGAAAAGTTGAAGGAGAGGAGAGGAGAGGAGGGCAACGCGGCAGTTAGTTCTGCCTGGTGA